TGAAGTATTGTAACCATAATTCGATCACGTGACGAAAAGATATTCTGTTATCTTACATTTATTATGCAATATATATAGGTATAgcttatataatgtatatatatatatatatttagaatttattaataacatgtaataggatttaatttcattattaacaGTTTCTgtttcgttattatatattgtacctatatattgtaatagcaatTTATACTTATCGATAATGGGATAATGTAAGTAAAAACATAATTGAATGTTGAACACGGAAAAGTTACGGTGTTTGTAAGGTTACTCCAAACGTATCCGTAGGAAAATATTTCCTTGCAAATTGATTAAAAGATGATGATTACAAGACGATTTAGGGTATGTATTTAATACATGTGATAAATCAGTATTGTGATTACTTacatacattattatttaagagATTTGCTTCTTATTTCTTTGCATAAAACCTAACCtacaaattgtataaaataaaagaaacaatttgtaaatacgataaaattatttttccattttatatctAGATACCTCCGCTTCAAACTTTATCAACAATAGCCCTTTTTGGAAGTATTATTGTTACAGCTACAGGACTTATTTTACGATatgatttagaaaaaaaaattcgGCGAACAATAACTTATAAAAAGGCATTGGCATTATTTTATGGTCATAAGGAAACCATTAAACATTTAGGAGAACCTATAACGGAAGGAAGAATAACACTTCCAGAGTATAAAGCtgataatattaaaagattaaGTATTAATGTAAAGGGAGCTAACACTAcaggaaaattatattttgaatatcaaGTTCAACCGGATGAAAGTACTGAAATAAAGAaggtagaaattaaatttaatgatattGCTGACAAGATGTTTGTGATTCATGAAAATTAGTgtatataataatgaaatatattgtaTTCTTTTGTTTCTCCCTTATATTTTTATGGTACTGTTTAAAAGTATACaaaagtttgttattatataagCTTCAAAGGAGGATTGACATGATAACTTGATTGTCTTTAACATTATAATATCATCAATAAAGATGATTAGAATTTATCTAAACGTTTGTAATGGCATATCTGTAACACCCTTTGGAACTTTAAGACCTCTTCTGGTATAACCAAATCCAGCTTGAATAATGTGTATAGCAGCTTCAACAGTTAATTGAATATCATGTTGATTACCAATGAAAGGATTTACTTCTACAAGATCAACTGCATTTAGTCTTTT
The Bombus terrestris chromosome 10, iyBomTerr1.2, whole genome shotgun sequence genome window above contains:
- the LOC100647741 gene encoding uncharacterized protein LOC100647741 — protein: MMITRRFRIPPLQTLSTIALFGSIIVTATGLILRYDLEKKIRRTITYKKALALFYGHKETIKHLGEPITEGRITLPEYKADNIKRLSINVKGANTTGKLYFEYQVQPDESTEIKKVEIKFNDIADKMFVIHEN